The DNA window TTTCTTCACTTGCAACAGTAGCATGTCGTGCACCATTCGGCCGTCCGCACGCAAGGTGCCCTTCGGGATGACGACGTCGTTGACCGGCAGCTCGCGCATTTTTTTCATGACGGCGGCGGTGTCGTCGGTGCCGGCCGCCTTGACCGCCTTCAGATAGTGCGTCACGGCAGAATACATGCCCGCCTGCGCCATCGTCGGCATTTTCTTCTGGATAGCGAAGAAGCGCTTGGACCAGTCGCGCGTGCCGTCGTTGTAGTCCCAATAGAAACCCTCGGTCAGGTACATGTCCTGAGCATACTTGAGGCCGATGGCGTGGACGTCGCTGATGAACATCAGCAGCGGCGCCACCACCATGCCTTTGGCGGCGATGCCGAACTCGCCGGCCTGCTTGACGGCGTTGACGGCGTCGCCGCCGGCATTGGCCAGGCCCATGACCTTGGCCTTGGACGCCTGCGCCTGCATCAGGTAGGAGGAAAAATCGTTGCTGTTCAACGGGTGCCTGGCCGAACCGAGCACCTTGCCGCCGCCCGCCGTGACCACGTCGGAGACGTCCTTCTCCAGCGACTTGCCGAAGGCGTAATCGGCGGTGAGGAAATACCAGCTGTCGCCGCCGCGCTTGAGGAGTGCCTTGCCGGTGCCGACCGAGCTGGAATAGGTGTCGTACATCCAGTGCACGCTGGTGCTGGTGCACTTTTCGTTGGTGATGACGCTGGAGGCCGAGCCGACCACGATGGCGAGCTTGTTCTTTTGCTGGGCGAT is part of the Oxalobacteraceae bacterium OTU3CAMAD1 genome and encodes:
- a CDS encoding ABC transporter substrate-binding protein; amino-acid sequence: MKLTQMSLAAAMLATVAAGATAQVSNNTVKIGVLTDLSGLYSDLSGQGSIVAARMAIEDFGKTVLGKPIELISADSHNKADVAANKAREWIDQQNVDVLMDLVPTNAALAVMDIAQQKNKLAIVVGSASSVITNEKCTSTSVHWMYDTYSSSVGTGKALLKRGGDSWYFLTADYAFGKSLEKDVSDVVTAGGGKVLGSARHPLNSNDFSSYLMQAQASKAKVMGLANAGGDAVNAVKQAGEFGIAAKGMVVAPLLMFISDVHAIGLKYAQDMYLTEGFYWDYNDGTRDWSKRFFAIQKKMPTMAQAGMYSAVTHYLKAVKAAGTDDTAAVMKKMRELPVNDVVIPKGTLRADGRMVHDMLLLQVKKPAESKSPWDYYKVVDVIPGNEAFRPLAQSGCPLVKK